One window of Nocardia sp. NBC_00508 genomic DNA carries:
- a CDS encoding MFS transporter, whose translation MTELLTTYRGFNRPSRMLMINQFAINTGFYMLMPYLAGYLAGPLGLAGWAVGLVLGVRNFAQQGMFLLGGTLADRLGYKPLIVAGCLLRTGGFALLTIANSLPALLIAAAATGFAGALFNPAVRAYLAVDSQPRRVEAFAVFNVFYQAGILFGPIVGLALMAVDFRATATGAAVVFGALTLAQLRALPQHTAEPKTATVLDDWRVVLANRPFLLFAAAMISSSVLAFQVYLALPVHAARIVGADSATALMTAVFVLSGVIAIAGQLRITRWFGQRWGRVDSLARGMAILASAFLPLLSVPGIGLGVWPAVGALLLTAAVLGVGAAAVFPFEMDTVVALSGNRLVATHYGVYNTIVGIGILIGNLGIGTLLDATRDAGMSALAWAALAAVGLIAAAGLFRLARSGRLDEPIAAG comes from the coding sequence ATGACCGAACTGCTCACCACCTACCGCGGCTTCAACCGGCCGAGCCGCATGCTGATGATCAACCAGTTCGCCATCAACACCGGCTTCTACATGCTGATGCCCTACCTGGCCGGCTACCTGGCGGGCCCGCTCGGCCTGGCCGGGTGGGCGGTCGGGCTGGTGCTCGGCGTCCGCAACTTCGCTCAGCAAGGCATGTTCCTGCTCGGTGGAACACTGGCAGATCGACTCGGCTACAAACCGCTCATCGTGGCCGGCTGCCTGCTGCGCACCGGCGGTTTCGCACTGCTGACCATCGCGAATTCGCTGCCCGCGCTGCTGATCGCGGCGGCGGCGACCGGCTTCGCCGGCGCGCTGTTCAACCCCGCGGTCCGTGCGTATCTGGCGGTGGATTCGCAGCCGCGGCGGGTGGAGGCGTTCGCTGTGTTCAACGTCTTCTATCAGGCGGGCATCCTGTTCGGCCCGATCGTCGGGCTCGCGCTGATGGCCGTGGACTTCCGCGCCACCGCCACGGGCGCCGCGGTGGTCTTCGGTGCGTTGACCCTGGCACAGCTGCGGGCCCTGCCGCAGCACACGGCCGAGCCGAAAACCGCTACGGTACTGGACGATTGGCGCGTCGTACTGGCCAACCGACCGTTCCTGCTGTTCGCCGCCGCGATGATCAGCTCCTCGGTGCTGGCCTTCCAGGTGTATCTGGCGTTGCCCGTGCACGCTGCGCGGATCGTCGGTGCGGACTCGGCGACCGCGCTGATGACGGCGGTGTTCGTGTTGTCCGGGGTGATCGCGATCGCCGGGCAACTGCGCATCACCCGCTGGTTCGGGCAGCGCTGGGGTCGCGTGGACAGCCTGGCACGCGGCATGGCGATACTCGCGTCGGCGTTCCTGCCGCTGCTGTCGGTGCCGGGCATCGGCCTCGGCGTGTGGCCCGCGGTCGGCGCCCTGCTGCTGACCGCCGCGGTGCTGGGAGTCGGTGCGGCAGCGGTGTTTCCGTTCGAGATGGACACCGTGGTCGCGCTGTCGGGCAACCGCCTGGTGGCGACGCACTACGGCGTCTACAACACCATCGTCGGCATCGGCATCCTGATCGGAAACCTTGGCATCGGAACGCTTCTGGATGCCACTCGCGACGCGGGGATGAGCGCCCTGGCTTGGGCGGCGCTTGCCGCCGTCGGCCTGATCGCCGCGGCCGGCCTGTTCAGGCTCGCTCGTTCCGGGCGATTGGACGAACCGATCGCGGCAGGCTGA
- a CDS encoding DUF4254 domain-containing protein produces the protein MPTQYAQRSFGADELPPAAALLRAFRAPDDADRHRHDVLQAAQELVECHDRRHRALERAHAPGAASTHVAVCTQLVEGIDAERAEWIGRIDAWVDAHIQHRAGASLHTETLGAVIDRIAEKWVAAQYSLGGMVTMRPHPLQVDGEAHLQWTKLAELIDGYQDLITDVIEHRRRLPVW, from the coding sequence ATGCCAACCCAATACGCTCAACGCAGTTTCGGAGCCGATGAACTCCCGCCGGCCGCCGCGCTGCTTCGCGCATTCCGTGCACCCGACGACGCCGACCGGCACCGGCACGACGTGCTGCAGGCCGCGCAAGAGCTCGTCGAATGCCATGATCGACGACACCGGGCGCTCGAGCGGGCACACGCGCCCGGAGCCGCCAGTACGCACGTCGCGGTCTGCACTCAACTGGTCGAGGGTATCGATGCGGAACGCGCCGAGTGGATCGGACGCATAGACGCCTGGGTCGATGCGCACATTCAACACCGCGCGGGCGCCTCGCTGCACACGGAGACGCTGGGGGCGGTCATCGATCGCATCGCGGAGAAATGGGTTGCCGCCCAATATTCTTTGGGCGGCATGGTCACGATGCGGCCACATCCACTGCAGGTGGACGGGGAAGCTCACCTGCAGTGGACCAAGCTCGCCGAGCTGATCGACGGCTACCAGGATCTGATCACCGACGTCATCGAACACCGGCGCCGGTTGCCGGTGTGGTGA
- a CDS encoding fatty acid desaturase family protein — MTILTETESGPLVLSREQIEELGRELDELRAAIVADLGERDREYLYSIIKAQCGFEIAGRGLMYLGFLPPFWLAAVAALSVSKILDNMEIGHNVMHGQYDWMREPGLNSRVFEWDTVCPADQWKHSHNYLHHTYTNIHNKDRDIGYSVLRMDEAQEWNVLRLGQPLYAFMLMMLFEWGVMGHDLEVEKIVRGERTWPEIEQLILGQWRKAGKQVLKDYLVFPALTGPLFFHTLAGNAAANLVRNVWAFAIIFCGHFPTGVQTFTEEETADETRGEWYIRQMLGSANITGRKLFHIMAGNLSHQIEHHLFPDLPASRYPEMAPTVRALCEKYGLPYNTGTLGKQIGSVWKKIFKLALPPRWVKSEPSPGVIVMRQRKASEAGV; from the coding sequence ATGACCATCCTCACCGAAACCGAATCCGGGCCATTGGTCCTGAGCCGGGAGCAGATAGAGGAACTCGGCCGGGAGCTCGACGAGCTGCGCGCCGCGATCGTCGCCGATCTCGGCGAGCGCGACCGGGAGTACCTGTACTCGATCATCAAGGCGCAGTGCGGCTTCGAGATCGCCGGGCGCGGCCTGATGTATCTCGGCTTCCTTCCGCCGTTCTGGCTGGCCGCGGTGGCGGCACTGAGCGTGTCGAAGATCTTGGACAACATGGAGATCGGCCACAATGTGATGCACGGCCAGTACGACTGGATGCGCGAACCCGGCCTGAATTCCCGCGTGTTCGAGTGGGATACGGTCTGCCCGGCCGACCAGTGGAAGCATTCGCACAACTACCTGCACCACACCTACACCAACATCCACAACAAGGACCGCGACATCGGCTACTCCGTCCTGCGGATGGACGAGGCCCAGGAGTGGAACGTGCTGCGGCTCGGACAGCCGCTGTACGCCTTCATGCTGATGATGCTCTTCGAGTGGGGGGTGATGGGCCACGATCTCGAGGTCGAGAAGATCGTGCGCGGCGAGCGGACGTGGCCGGAGATCGAGCAGTTGATCCTCGGCCAGTGGCGCAAGGCGGGCAAACAGGTGCTCAAGGACTACCTGGTGTTCCCGGCGCTGACCGGGCCACTGTTCTTCCACACCCTGGCGGGGAACGCCGCGGCCAACCTGGTGCGCAACGTATGGGCCTTCGCCATCATCTTCTGCGGGCACTTCCCGACCGGAGTACAGACGTTCACCGAGGAGGAGACCGCGGACGAGACCCGGGGTGAGTGGTACATCCGCCAGATGCTCGGCTCGGCCAACATCACCGGCAGGAAGCTGTTCCATATCATGGCCGGCAATTTGTCGCACCAGATCGAACACCATCTGTTTCCGGATCTGCCCGCGAGCCGCTATCCGGAGATGGCGCCGACGGTGCGCGCATTGTGTGAAAAATACGGCCTGCCGTACAACACCGGCACGCTCGGTAAGCAGATCGGCTCGGTATGGAAGAAGATTTTCAAACTCGCGCTGCCGCCGCGCTGGGTGAAGAGCGAGCCATCTCCCGGTGTTATCGTGATGCGTCAGCGAAAGGCGAGCGAAGCGGGCGTGTGA
- a CDS encoding ferredoxin reductase, with protein sequence MVDLINLVQTLTSPHPLDRYLELVRPTLTLRDMRAEITRVRHSAPGSVTLTLRPTRQWKGHQAGQYVQLGVVIDGVRHTRCYSPVNPEGGRDRHIELTVKAHPGGVVSPFLYHNAVPGMVVDLTPADGMFRLPEPRPERLLLISGGSGITPVLSMLRTLAAESHRGEVVFLHYAKSPAVLPHRAELDAIARRHPNFRIELRHPHRPERIDPGAPWIDLARPKGSGYFDYDELERVAPWFADAQTYVCGPQSLMDAVRKIYQAEQWDDRLHTEEFTLSVAAADAARAHGTVNFSASRVSAENNGATLLEQAESAGLSPEYGCRMGICFSCTAVRRAGCTRNLRTGETDSDPDQPIQLCISAPVGDVDIDI encoded by the coding sequence ATGGTGGATCTCATCAACCTGGTGCAGACCCTGACCTCGCCCCACCCGCTGGATCGGTATCTGGAACTGGTCCGCCCCACCCTCACGCTGCGGGACATGCGGGCGGAGATCACCCGGGTGCGCCACTCGGCGCCGGGCTCGGTGACGCTCACCTTGCGTCCGACCAGGCAGTGGAAAGGCCATCAGGCCGGACAGTACGTCCAGCTCGGCGTCGTGATCGATGGCGTTCGGCACACCCGGTGCTATTCGCCGGTGAACCCGGAAGGCGGTCGGGATCGCCACATCGAACTCACGGTGAAGGCACATCCCGGCGGAGTGGTGTCGCCATTTCTCTACCACAACGCCGTGCCCGGCATGGTGGTCGATCTGACGCCCGCCGACGGCATGTTCCGGCTGCCCGAGCCGCGTCCGGAACGTCTGCTGTTGATCAGCGGCGGCAGCGGCATCACGCCCGTGCTGTCCATGCTGCGCACGCTGGCCGCGGAGAGCCATCGGGGCGAGGTCGTCTTCCTGCACTACGCGAAGTCGCCCGCAGTGCTGCCGCACCGCGCCGAACTCGACGCTATCGCGCGGCGGCACCCGAACTTTCGCATCGAACTGCGCCACCCGCACCGGCCCGAACGCATCGACCCCGGCGCGCCGTGGATCGACCTCGCGCGCCCGAAGGGCAGCGGGTACTTCGACTACGACGAATTGGAGCGTGTCGCTCCCTGGTTCGCCGACGCACAGACCTACGTGTGTGGTCCACAATCGCTGATGGACGCGGTGCGCAAGATCTACCAGGCCGAACAGTGGGACGACCGGCTGCACACCGAAGAGTTCACGCTGTCCGTCGCGGCTGCGGACGCCGCTCGAGCCCACGGCACGGTGAACTTCTCGGCGAGCCGGGTGAGTGCCGAGAACAACGGCGCAACGCTGCTGGAGCAGGCCGAATCAGCCGGCCTCAGCCCCGAGTACGGCTGCCGCATGGGGATCTGTTTCTCCTGCACCGCGGTGCGCCGCGCGGGCTGCACGCGCAACCTGCGCACCGGCGAGACCGACAGCGATCCCGACCAGCCCATCCAGTTGTGCATCAGCGCGCCGGTCGGCGACGTCGACATCGATATCTGA
- a CDS encoding TetR family transcriptional regulator yields the protein MSEQAATRGERKERTRQALLDGTLTLAADRGFAALSLREIARSAGIVPTAFYRHFASLEDLGATLVDDGVTALRLALREVRRNRDASLSDTVRFVFTQVGPKRELFGFLTRERHGGSAALRTAIAREIQLIVRELVADLSRITALDSWTPRDLEIAADLMVTTVTDAIAAYVSAAPREEQAIIDRTVQQMRLIALGMGNWRPPKRR from the coding sequence ATGAGTGAGCAGGCAGCTACCCGAGGCGAACGCAAGGAGCGGACCAGGCAGGCACTGCTGGACGGCACCTTGACGCTGGCCGCCGACCGCGGTTTCGCCGCGCTCAGCCTGCGGGAGATCGCCCGATCGGCCGGCATCGTACCGACCGCGTTCTACCGGCACTTCGCGTCGCTGGAGGACCTGGGCGCGACACTGGTGGACGATGGCGTCACCGCGTTGCGCTTGGCGCTGCGCGAGGTGCGGCGGAACCGGGACGCGAGCCTGTCGGACACGGTGCGATTCGTGTTCACGCAGGTAGGCCCGAAACGGGAGTTGTTCGGCTTTCTCACCAGGGAGCGGCACGGCGGATCTGCGGCGCTGCGCACCGCGATCGCCCGCGAGATCCAGTTGATCGTGCGGGAACTCGTCGCCGACCTCTCCCGGATCACGGCTCTGGACTCCTGGACCCCGCGCGACTTGGAAATCGCCGCCGACCTGATGGTCACCACCGTGACCGATGCGATCGCCGCCTACGTGTCGGCCGCACCGCGCGAAGAACAAGCGATCATCGACCGCACCGTGCAGCAGATGCGCCTGATCGCGCTCGGCATGGGCAACTGGCGGCCACCGAAGCGCCGGTGA
- a CDS encoding MFS transporter has translation MTEVNAQATVGQAAGRGQMVAWGLWDWGSSAFNAVILTFVFSVYLTDKVGDDLPGAVSASAWLGWSLGIAGLIVALTAPISGQRFDASAKRKRSLGVLTALIIAPMTLMFFVHDDYNDLWLGLVLLAFASACFELSNIPYNAMLRQVSTPQTVGRVSGFGWAMGYFGGIFLLLICYVGFIAGEGDNRGLLGVPTDDGLNIRLVAVLAAVWFAAFALPVMFAVPELPRTNADPGAASAGVFASYRVLWRDLRELWRTDRRTVGFLVASAVFRDGLAGVFTFGAVLAVRVYGIDDSDVLLFGIAANVVAALGAIVAGRFDDSAGPKIVIVVSLAAMLVCGFALLVVSGPLMFWIFGLLLTVFVGPAQAAARSFLVRVAPPGREGQLFGLYTTTGRAVSFLAPSLFGLFVWLFDDDRAGIAGLLVVLAVGLAVLLPVRSPDPMEVRTDPVPEGPGSAR, from the coding sequence ATGACCGAGGTGAACGCGCAGGCGACCGTCGGGCAGGCGGCCGGGCGCGGGCAGATGGTGGCGTGGGGGTTGTGGGACTGGGGGTCTTCGGCGTTCAACGCCGTCATCCTCACGTTCGTCTTCTCGGTATATCTCACCGACAAGGTCGGCGACGACCTACCCGGCGCGGTTTCCGCCAGTGCCTGGCTCGGCTGGTCGCTGGGTATCGCGGGCCTGATCGTGGCACTCACCGCGCCGATCAGCGGGCAGCGCTTCGACGCGTCGGCGAAACGCAAACGCTCCCTGGGTGTGCTGACCGCGCTCATCATCGCCCCGATGACGCTGATGTTCTTCGTGCACGACGACTACAACGACCTGTGGCTCGGCCTCGTGCTGCTGGCGTTCGCGTCGGCCTGTTTCGAACTGTCGAACATCCCGTACAACGCGATGCTGCGGCAGGTGTCCACGCCGCAGACGGTTGGCCGGGTCTCCGGATTCGGCTGGGCGATGGGCTATTTCGGCGGGATCTTCCTGCTGTTGATCTGCTACGTCGGTTTCATCGCCGGCGAGGGCGACAATCGCGGGCTGCTCGGCGTGCCCACCGACGACGGGCTCAACATCCGCTTGGTCGCGGTGCTGGCCGCCGTGTGGTTCGCCGCCTTCGCGCTGCCGGTCATGTTCGCGGTGCCCGAACTGCCTCGGACGAACGCTGATCCCGGCGCGGCGAGCGCCGGGGTCTTCGCCTCGTACCGGGTGCTCTGGCGCGATCTGCGCGAGTTGTGGCGCACCGACCGTCGCACGGTCGGTTTCCTGGTGGCCAGCGCCGTGTTCCGCGACGGTCTGGCCGGGGTGTTCACCTTCGGGGCGGTGCTTGCCGTGCGGGTCTACGGCATCGACGACTCGGACGTGCTGCTGTTCGGCATCGCCGCCAATGTGGTTGCCGCGCTGGGCGCGATCGTCGCGGGACGCTTCGACGACAGCGCAGGCCCGAAGATCGTCATCGTGGTATCGCTGGCCGCGATGCTGGTGTGCGGTTTCGCCCTGCTGGTGGTGTCCGGCCCGCTGATGTTCTGGATCTTCGGGTTGCTGCTCACGGTTTTCGTCGGTCCCGCGCAAGCGGCGGCGCGCTCGTTCCTGGTGCGGGTGGCCCCGCCGGGCCGAGAGGGTCAGCTCTTCGGCTTGTACACGACCACGGGCCGCGCGGTGTCCTTCCTGGCTCCGAGTCTTTTCGGTTTGTTCGTCTGGCTGTTCGACGACGATCGCGCGGGCATTGCCGGGTTGCTGGTCGTGCTCGCGGTGGGGCTCGCGGTGCTGCTGCCGGTGCGGTCGCCGGACCCGATGGAAGTCCGAACCGATCCGGTCCCTGAGGGGCCCGGGTCGGCCCGGTGA
- a CDS encoding PadR family transcriptional regulator, with amino-acid sequence MALEHALLVSLSERAGSGYELARRFDKSIGYFWNATHQQIYRVLKRMEESGWVNGVSVVQEGRPDKKVYSVSEAGRTELARWIAEPSDPGTPRNELAVKIRAAAYGDITALRAEVARHRDQHAQRLELYRHIEKRDFPAPDQLSGTALHQYLVLRAGIRVESGFVEWCDEVLQALHPRASAPHAD; translated from the coding sequence ATGGCACTCGAGCATGCGTTGCTGGTATCGCTGAGCGAGCGCGCCGGCTCGGGGTACGAGCTGGCGCGCCGCTTCGACAAGTCCATCGGCTACTTCTGGAACGCGACCCACCAGCAGATCTATCGCGTCCTCAAACGCATGGAGGAGTCCGGCTGGGTCAACGGCGTGTCGGTGGTCCAGGAGGGCAGGCCGGACAAGAAGGTGTACTCGGTGAGCGAGGCCGGGCGCACCGAGCTGGCCCGCTGGATCGCCGAACCGAGCGACCCCGGCACCCCGCGCAACGAGCTCGCGGTGAAGATCCGCGCCGCCGCCTACGGCGACATCACCGCGTTGCGCGCCGAGGTGGCCCGCCACCGCGACCAGCACGCCCAGCGGCTCGAGCTGTACCGGCACATCGAGAAACGAGACTTCCCGGCCCCGGACCAGCTCTCCGGGACCGCCCTGCACCAGTACCTCGTTCTGCGCGCGGGCATCCGCGTGGAGTCGGGGTTCGTCGAATGGTGCGACGAAGTTCTGCAAGCACTGCACCCGCGTGCCTCAGCCCCGCACGCGGATTGA